A genomic window from Corallococcus exiguus includes:
- a CDS encoding GNAT family N-acetyltransferase translates to MTDAELTLRLHTNLIAFKRLQAERGPLRHLHLPGVDAFALPGYQDAHFQQVLFTDADALAAALPAITDFYRGHGLPRWRVTLTPGQRDATRVLGAAGYRPDFTVVAMGAWLKELPDVAPGVPVEPVEDMDDLVEINVQTYGTEWRDILSVWQRPPRLPVHTVVAREHGRALSCGLAVDVADTAGVYLVATHPEARGLGLASAVMRGIISEARKRGCTATVLQSTPAGIRVYRHLGYRDLGPWEHWVPQGR, encoded by the coding sequence ATGACGGATGCCGAACTCACCCTGCGCCTGCACACCAACCTCATCGCCTTCAAACGCCTCCAGGCCGAGCGCGGCCCGCTGCGCCACCTGCACCTCCCCGGCGTGGACGCGTTCGCGCTGCCTGGATACCAGGACGCGCACTTCCAGCAGGTCCTCTTTACGGACGCGGACGCGCTGGCGGCCGCGCTGCCGGCCATCACGGACTTCTACCGGGGGCATGGGCTGCCCCGCTGGCGGGTCACCCTGACGCCGGGGCAGCGGGACGCGACGCGGGTGCTGGGCGCCGCGGGCTACCGGCCGGACTTCACCGTGGTGGCCATGGGCGCCTGGCTGAAGGAGCTGCCGGACGTGGCTCCCGGGGTGCCGGTGGAGCCCGTGGAGGACATGGACGACCTGGTGGAGATCAACGTCCAGACCTACGGCACGGAGTGGCGGGACATCCTCTCCGTGTGGCAGCGGCCGCCCCGCCTGCCGGTGCACACCGTGGTGGCGCGCGAGCACGGCCGGGCGCTGTCCTGCGGGCTGGCGGTGGACGTGGCGGACACGGCGGGCGTGTACCTGGTGGCCACCCACCCGGAGGCCCGGGGGTTGGGGCTCGCGTCGGCGGTGATGCGCGGAATCATCTCCGAGGCCCGCAAGCGCGGGTGCACCGCGACGGTGCTCCAGTCCACCCCGGCGGGCATCCGCGTGTACCGCCACCTGGGCTACCGCGACCTGGGCCCCTGGGAGCACTGGGTGCCCCAGGGGCGCTGA
- a CDS encoding serine/threonine-protein kinase, with product MAEPSPQQFGKYVLVSKLAAGGMAVTYRARMTGAMGVTKPCVIKQILPHFVDDHDFVEMFIGEARLVAGLTHGNIAQVFDFGEVDGQYFIAMELVHGQPLSKVLRRASRAGIGFFPQPLALHIAGKLCEGLDYAHRHVGEDGQLLGLVHRDVSPDNVLISYEGEVKVIDFGIAKATSVVEARTSPGTLKGKYPYFSPEQAQGRQDLDARTDVYAAGIVLYEMLCGRRPFEGEFVTVLPRIIQGDCLPPSAVNPAIGEDLETIVAHAMAVDREARYQTAKDLSESAVELLYRDTPRFTPTMLSQLMTYLFAEELAAEGRKVELPPGFKEQLAAWQSPSSEPSQGRARMPSSNGRSSNPGSPGVSRPSSPGVARPSSPGVRASGSSPGLRPSTDGAPRRSATQATAVRRSTTGVRRVTTPGGTRENTGTGRRPLPPELASEPDTDGGTEPTAMPRALPTLAAPHDTPVETAIAPESPRPPEPPEPEEMQAPRARTTADDARDKLAAEASEREGKRTKQVRQLSMLVFGITGVLLVIGLLIHFLSPAEEGDVSNEPVVLWITSKPEGASVVVNGRPVGNTPSRIIGADQRTPHTIVVTRPGYRAWTRRFTPNQAEVHVKAELEVAPGTSQMASEIPTSNKLDAGAEATDAGTGAVVAAVNAGEDAGTSLDLDGGLAATDAGTGSTEPAADPLANDKDRDMRRADYPTRLLVLRPMYNALPLPEYPTATIDVSPGAAYSVWTEGSAAFADGDGTASGTLVYYAEGDLPADNTVGFISSAPRTLKGAKKLHFFALDDTGLEDNRGSIRVHLRQSAYIPPRSVLFEPEKNALVVKPQHQMHLRGLNPKSTYAFTVRDDFAEVRSGTNGRVHTVLCVEKGPKAGSVRSSHRLFETGKRYQVSGVEDLRCVFPDLQLGDNQGALDFDIVDVTNMSRKERAEALRGAKRSER from the coding sequence GTGGCAGAACCCAGTCCCCAGCAATTCGGCAAGTACGTCCTGGTCTCCAAGCTTGCCGCGGGAGGCATGGCGGTCACCTACCGCGCGCGTATGACGGGCGCGATGGGCGTCACCAAGCCCTGCGTCATCAAGCAGATCCTCCCGCACTTCGTGGACGACCACGACTTCGTGGAGATGTTCATCGGCGAGGCGCGCCTCGTAGCGGGCCTGACGCACGGAAACATCGCGCAGGTCTTCGACTTCGGTGAGGTGGACGGGCAGTACTTCATCGCCATGGAGCTGGTGCACGGCCAGCCCCTGTCGAAGGTGCTGCGGCGCGCGTCGCGCGCGGGCATCGGCTTCTTCCCGCAGCCGCTGGCGCTGCACATCGCCGGCAAGCTGTGCGAGGGCCTGGACTACGCGCACCGCCACGTGGGCGAGGACGGCCAGCTGCTGGGCCTGGTCCACCGCGACGTGTCCCCGGACAACGTCCTCATCTCCTACGAGGGCGAGGTCAAGGTCATCGACTTCGGCATCGCCAAGGCCACGAGCGTCGTGGAGGCCCGGACGTCGCCGGGCACGCTCAAGGGCAAGTACCCCTACTTCTCCCCGGAGCAGGCCCAGGGCCGTCAGGACCTGGACGCGCGCACGGACGTGTACGCGGCGGGCATCGTCCTCTACGAGATGCTCTGCGGCCGGCGCCCCTTCGAGGGCGAGTTCGTCACCGTGCTGCCCCGCATCATCCAGGGCGACTGCCTGCCCCCGTCCGCCGTCAACCCGGCCATTGGCGAGGACCTGGAGACCATCGTCGCGCACGCCATGGCGGTGGACCGCGAGGCCCGCTACCAGACGGCGAAGGACCTGAGCGAGTCCGCGGTGGAGCTGCTCTACCGGGACACGCCGCGCTTCACGCCCACGATGCTGAGCCAGCTCATGACGTACCTCTTCGCGGAGGAGCTGGCCGCCGAGGGACGCAAGGTGGAGCTGCCGCCCGGCTTCAAGGAGCAACTGGCCGCGTGGCAGTCGCCGTCGTCGGAGCCGTCCCAGGGCCGCGCGCGGATGCCGTCCAGCAACGGCCGGTCGTCCAACCCCGGCAGCCCCGGCGTGTCCCGCCCGTCCAGCCCGGGCGTGGCGCGGCCCTCCAGCCCCGGCGTGCGCGCCTCCGGCAGCTCACCCGGCCTGCGCCCCTCCACGGATGGCGCCCCGCGCCGCTCGGCCACCCAGGCCACCGCCGTGCGCAGGAGCACCACCGGCGTGCGCCGCGTGACGACGCCAGGGGGCACCCGCGAGAACACCGGCACCGGCCGCCGCCCCCTGCCGCCCGAGCTTGCCTCCGAGCCGGACACCGACGGTGGCACGGAGCCCACGGCGATGCCCCGGGCGCTGCCCACGCTGGCCGCGCCGCATGACACGCCGGTGGAGACGGCCATCGCGCCGGAATCGCCGCGACCGCCCGAGCCGCCCGAGCCCGAGGAGATGCAGGCCCCGCGCGCCCGCACCACGGCGGACGACGCGCGCGACAAGCTGGCCGCCGAGGCCTCCGAGCGCGAGGGCAAGCGCACGAAGCAGGTGCGCCAGCTGAGCATGCTCGTGTTCGGCATCACCGGCGTGCTGCTCGTCATCGGCCTGTTGATCCACTTCCTGTCCCCGGCCGAGGAGGGCGACGTCTCCAACGAGCCCGTCGTCCTGTGGATCACCTCCAAGCCGGAGGGCGCCTCCGTCGTCGTCAATGGCCGGCCGGTGGGGAACACGCCCAGCCGCATCATCGGCGCGGATCAACGGACGCCCCACACCATCGTCGTCACCAGACCGGGCTACCGCGCCTGGACGCGGCGCTTCACGCCCAACCAGGCGGAGGTCCACGTCAAGGCGGAGCTGGAGGTGGCGCCCGGTACCAGCCAGATGGCGTCGGAGATTCCCACCTCCAACAAGCTCGACGCGGGCGCTGAGGCCACGGACGCGGGCACGGGCGCCGTCGTCGCCGCGGTCAATGCTGGCGAGGACGCGGGCACCTCCCTGGATCTGGACGGAGGCCTGGCCGCCACGGACGCGGGGACCGGGTCCACCGAGCCCGCCGCCGACCCGCTGGCGAACGACAAGGACCGCGACATGCGGCGCGCGGACTACCCCACGCGCCTGCTGGTGCTGCGCCCCATGTACAACGCGCTGCCGCTGCCGGAGTACCCCACGGCCACCATCGACGTGTCGCCCGGCGCCGCGTACTCCGTGTGGACCGAGGGCAGCGCGGCGTTCGCGGACGGCGACGGCACCGCGTCCGGCACGCTCGTCTACTACGCGGAAGGCGACCTGCCGGCGGACAACACCGTGGGCTTCATCAGCAGCGCGCCGCGCACCCTCAAGGGCGCGAAGAAGCTCCACTTCTTCGCCCTGGACGACACCGGCCTCGAGGACAACCGCGGCTCCATCCGCGTGCACCTGCGGCAGTCCGCGTACATCCCGCCCCGCTCCGTGCTGTTCGAGCCGGAGAAGAACGCCCTGGTTGTGAAGCCCCAGCACCAGATGCACCTGCGCGGCCTCAACCCCAAGTCCACCTACGCCTTCACCGTGCGCGACGACTTCGCGGAGGTGCGCTCCGGCACCAATGGCCGTGTGCACACGGTGCTGTGCGTGGAGAAGGGCCCCAAGGCCGGGTCCGTGCGCAGCTCGCACCGCCTCTTCGAGACGGGCAAGCGCTACCAGGTGTCCGGCGTGGAGGACCTGCGCTGCGTCTTCCCCGACCTGCAGTTGGGGGACAACCAGGGCGCGCTCGACTTCGACATCGTCGACGTGACGAACATGTCCCGCAAGGAACGCGCGGAGGCGCTGCGCGGCGCCAAGCGCTCCGAGCGGTAG
- the gyrB gene encoding DNA topoisomerase (ATP-hydrolyzing) subunit B: protein MEKTPATGVAPAAPPADYGTDAITKLEGLEAVRKRPGMYIGDTMTYGLHKLVYEVVDNSVDEALAGHCTDIDVVIHVDGSLSVQDNGRGIPVGPHPDPKFKGKDTLEVVLTELHAGSKFGNGAYKVSGGLHGVGVTCVNFLSEWFKVRVQRAGKVYEQSYARGVANGSPQEVGTTDKLGTTIHFKPDTQVMETVDFNFETLSQRLRELAFLNAGLHITIRDERTQKEHDFKFDGGISSFVEYLNKAKEALHDKPVYIKSEREGVSLEIAMQWNDGYDERIFTFANNINTHEGGSHLSGFKAALTRTLNSYAEKGSLWKDLKETPTGEDAREGLSAVISVKLSNPQFEGQTKTKLGNSEVKGLVEQMVNDQLASFLEENPPLAKKVVVKIGDACRARLAARKARETVRRKGVLDGGGLPGKLADCQSRDPHESELYIVEGDSAGGSAKQGRDRRNQAILPLRGKILNVEKARFEKMLTSAEIVTLITALGTGIGAEDYDPEKARYHRIILMTDADVDGSHIRTLLLTFFYRQMRELIDRGYVYIAQPPLYKVTRNKKDSYVKDERALNEYLLKIAAEHCRVKTPAGELGGSDFKALLEKVITYEERLEKQAKRRDARIVDALVQATQLRAEMLADEAAVKVELDAMRDYCQRRMPEVMGRLSTDLPQDAENQSRKLVVTTDVNGSMRESVFDHAYLSSPEYLELVALREVFHSLGKAPYLVQVDAGEVSAFSVQEVLAAVRKDAQKGLGLQRYKGLGEMNPEQLWETTMDPTRRTLLQVRVEDMVESDEIFSLLMGEAVEPRREFIERNALDVQNLDI, encoded by the coding sequence ATGGAAAAGACCCCCGCTACCGGTGTCGCGCCGGCCGCGCCGCCCGCCGATTATGGGACGGACGCCATCACCAAGCTCGAAGGGCTGGAGGCCGTCCGCAAGCGCCCCGGCATGTACATCGGCGACACGATGACCTACGGGCTCCACAAGCTCGTCTACGAGGTCGTCGACAACTCCGTGGACGAGGCCCTGGCCGGCCACTGCACCGACATCGACGTGGTCATCCACGTGGACGGCTCGCTCAGCGTCCAGGACAACGGCCGCGGCATTCCCGTGGGCCCGCACCCCGACCCCAAGTTCAAGGGCAAGGACACGCTGGAAGTCGTCCTCACGGAGCTGCACGCCGGCAGCAAGTTCGGCAACGGCGCGTACAAGGTGTCCGGCGGCCTGCACGGCGTGGGCGTCACCTGTGTGAACTTCCTGTCGGAGTGGTTCAAGGTCCGCGTCCAGCGCGCCGGCAAGGTCTACGAACAGTCCTACGCGCGCGGCGTGGCCAACGGTTCGCCCCAGGAAGTGGGCACCACGGACAAGCTCGGCACGACCATCCACTTCAAGCCGGACACGCAGGTCATGGAGACGGTGGACTTCAACTTCGAGACGCTCAGCCAGCGCCTGCGCGAGCTCGCGTTCCTCAACGCGGGCCTGCACATCACCATCCGCGACGAGCGCACCCAGAAGGAGCACGACTTCAAGTTCGACGGCGGCATCTCCTCCTTCGTGGAGTACCTCAACAAGGCGAAGGAAGCGCTGCACGACAAGCCCGTCTACATCAAGTCAGAGCGCGAGGGCGTGTCGCTCGAAATCGCCATGCAGTGGAACGATGGCTACGACGAGCGCATCTTCACCTTCGCCAACAACATCAACACCCACGAGGGTGGCAGCCACCTGTCCGGCTTCAAGGCCGCGCTCACGCGCACGCTCAACAGCTACGCGGAGAAGGGCAGCCTCTGGAAGGACCTGAAGGAGACGCCCACGGGTGAGGACGCGCGTGAAGGCCTGTCCGCGGTCATCTCCGTGAAGCTCTCCAACCCCCAGTTCGAGGGTCAGACGAAGACGAAGCTGGGCAACAGCGAGGTGAAGGGCCTGGTCGAGCAGATGGTGAATGATCAGCTCGCCAGCTTCCTGGAGGAGAACCCGCCGCTGGCCAAGAAGGTCGTGGTGAAGATTGGCGACGCGTGCCGCGCCCGCCTCGCCGCGCGCAAGGCCCGTGAGACGGTGCGCCGCAAGGGCGTGCTGGACGGTGGAGGCCTTCCCGGAAAGCTCGCGGACTGTCAGAGCCGCGACCCGCACGAGAGCGAGCTGTACATCGTGGAGGGTGACTCCGCAGGTGGCTCCGCGAAGCAGGGCCGTGACCGGCGCAACCAGGCCATCCTCCCGCTGCGCGGCAAGATCCTGAACGTGGAGAAGGCGCGCTTCGAGAAGATGCTGACCAGCGCCGAAATCGTCACGCTCATCACCGCGCTGGGCACGGGCATCGGGGCGGAGGACTACGACCCGGAGAAGGCGCGCTACCACCGCATCATCCTGATGACGGACGCAGACGTGGACGGCAGCCACATCCGCACGCTGCTGCTCACGTTCTTCTACCGGCAGATGCGCGAGCTCATCGACCGGGGCTACGTCTACATCGCGCAGCCGCCGCTCTACAAAGTCACGCGCAACAAGAAGGACAGCTACGTCAAGGACGAGCGCGCCCTCAACGAGTACCTGCTGAAGATCGCCGCGGAGCACTGCCGGGTGAAGACGCCGGCCGGTGAGCTGGGCGGCAGCGACTTCAAGGCGCTGCTGGAGAAGGTCATCACCTACGAGGAGCGGCTGGAGAAGCAGGCCAAGCGCCGCGACGCGCGCATCGTGGACGCGCTGGTGCAGGCCACCCAGCTGCGCGCGGAGATGCTGGCGGACGAGGCCGCGGTGAAGGTGGAACTCGACGCCATGCGCGACTACTGCCAGCGGCGCATGCCGGAGGTGATGGGCCGGCTGTCCACCGACCTGCCGCAAGACGCGGAGAACCAGTCCCGCAAGCTGGTGGTGACCACGGACGTGAACGGCTCCATGCGCGAGTCCGTGTTCGACCACGCCTACCTGTCCTCGCCGGAGTACCTGGAGCTCGTCGCCCTGCGCGAGGTGTTCCACTCGCTGGGCAAGGCGCCCTACCTCGTCCAGGTGGACGCGGGCGAGGTGTCGGCGTTCTCCGTGCAGGAGGTGCTGGCCGCGGTCCGCAAGGACGCGCAGAAGGGCCTGGGCCTGCAGCGCTACAAGGGTCTGGGCGAGATGAACCCGGAGCAGCTCTGGGAGACGACCATGGACCCCACCCGCCGCACGCTGCTCCAGGTGCGCGTGGAGGACATGGTGGAGAGCGACGAGATCTTCTCGCTGCTCATGGGTGAAGCGGTGGAGCCGCGCCGCGAGTTCATCGAGCGCAACGCGCTGGACGTGCAGAACCTGGACATCTGA
- a CDS encoding helix-turn-helix domain-containing protein produces the protein MHLGATLRLLRVDAGLSLRDLARRIGVSSAYLSRVENGVDAPPTQERLTAIARELDVPPGLLMDVANRVSPYVAGYLEDVPAAGTLMLDIARRKLTGAQLARVRAFLDAEFPLREVRGNEPVPPLGPLLSAERVVLQLSCGDYEDALDVAAGRLAAALPGVDGAALAEGLRQREGTAPSQVGSGVAVPHAFVPGAAPVAALVTLARPLKVDAPDGQPLRLVVALVDGHVGRARLMRLAHVARLAGRGLADRLHGLEEPQRVLETLEELETLR, from the coding sequence ATGCACCTGGGTGCCACGCTGCGTCTCCTTCGGGTGGACGCGGGGTTGTCCCTGCGCGACCTGGCGCGCCGCATCGGCGTGTCCAGCGCGTACCTGAGCCGCGTGGAGAATGGCGTGGACGCGCCGCCCACGCAGGAGCGGCTGACGGCCATCGCCCGGGAGCTGGACGTGCCCCCGGGGCTGCTGATGGACGTGGCCAACCGGGTGAGCCCGTACGTCGCGGGCTACCTGGAGGACGTGCCCGCCGCGGGGACGCTGATGTTGGACATCGCGCGGCGCAAGCTCACCGGCGCGCAGCTGGCGCGCGTGCGGGCCTTCCTGGACGCGGAGTTCCCCCTGCGTGAGGTGCGCGGCAACGAACCCGTGCCCCCGCTGGGGCCGCTCCTGAGCGCGGAGCGGGTGGTGTTGCAGCTCTCCTGCGGGGACTACGAGGACGCGCTGGACGTGGCGGCCGGACGGCTGGCGGCGGCCCTGCCCGGCGTGGACGGGGCGGCGCTCGCGGAGGGCCTGCGCCAGCGCGAGGGCACGGCCCCGTCCCAGGTGGGCAGCGGCGTGGCGGTGCCGCACGCGTTCGTGCCCGGCGCGGCCCCGGTGGCGGCGCTGGTGACGCTGGCCCGGCCCCTGAAGGTGGACGCGCCGGACGGCCAGCCCCTGCGGCTGGTGGTGGCGCTGGTGGACGGCCACGTGGGCCGCGCGAGGCTGATGCGGCTGGCGCACGTGGCCCGGCTCGCGGGGCGCGGCCTGGCGGACCGGCTCCACGGCCTGGAGGAACCCCAGCGGGTGCTGGAGACGCTGGAGGAGCTGGAAACGCTGCGCTAG